A genome region from Hoplias malabaricus isolate fHopMal1 chromosome 8, fHopMal1.hap1, whole genome shotgun sequence includes the following:
- the golga4 gene encoding golgin subfamily A member 4 isoform X2 produces MFKKLKQRINEEQSPQRSVNQSPQQQQAQVSSGERRGQPPGLHQDAPSTASDRENIKAVGGSTRGSVNGDGAASPLREEAQSLAQKLQQRVSSVESLFRVSGRAEGLFRSGSRESLVRSSSRDSLTQLADSEVTPSYDPPSDIESEAEDSPGSAEALSKEQLIHRLHRLEKSVANYRGKYSELVTAYRSVQRDKEKTQVILSQSQDKALRRIGELREELQMDQQAKKHLQEEFDAALEEKDQMITVLQTQVALMKKRLNGVPGALGEAQSTDGTEINTNPQNSAQGDGTELNEAGDSSEPGNTVDMEGLQKRVLRQETLLQRCKELIRTNKERSTQLSSENEALQQQLQERLQELEKMKELHTTEKTKLITQLRDAKNLIEQLEQDKGMVIAETKRQMHETLEMKEEEIAQLRSRIQQAVAQKEEIQEQKEKTEKAAFEELERALGVAQRAEEARRQLQAQMEEQVKQVERASEEERKSLQQELSRVKQEVVTIMKKSSEDRIAEMEQLHSEALASKDKEIRSHINQAVCREELLQAAQEKEQQASLALEEAELQKAALQAEGEAKAKDLMLELESARTRILELESSLVTYTKEDCTHSDQLSAEIEEEKKFKAEIAALEQKHQQELESMKSELTAVLNQQHSTAVEELMQKNKTEIEAILKEKESEFHAHVEDINQKTQEKLDVKQTEIDTLTLELHELQSIKQQLEEKLLAIEADNSSARQEFEVKLKEEHLTHQAEAEALIHHCEELGGVENNLKEDLNQLRLMLEEKNKELEGHVLREKGLEQYARKAQGDAEAHLKEMEQLRHSAQCEKDSLVEARTCLNILTEELEQSKNQLKELEKLLEASHNDCQQKADCLHQKNAENEDLQQKLQKATNDLSEKEMLHEETCKAMQEELNNLKTQLKQERCSYQTRMDHLKIEMDGKLKSQETKMEKIKHKTKEMQEKFKKKLHDQEEKAKAELAQKVEELLQKDEQVKEKIREMSQASYDSLSSALSDLETNHKMQLNKLQEAQKHEQEILQSVWQERLCQQEEEMQEKHTFTLQEKVQEVDCLSQQLLCSIEEKTQVEQEVNNLREELAMRETTVQKLQAELMEAAVKLENLSEGEDMLKKQVETIEKNLNQALNEKNLFQDQLSKAEEMSKERLQALSEELEDERKKLKVLEASRCKEGEDMQMAFEEKAAELQTREKSFQSQIYAISKKLEQQCQGAQALLNGFSDDLCRKVEAKVNDLQNRVIHNQKQVSHLKNLILAKNDKINNLEKELLQAIKESQNMQSSLDRAVLQLNVNSENLKALQVEKESLQKDATNYSQVLSEKVVCIEKLDEENKNISDKVEANILHISNLEGIIDDLKTQLARSITEKEEAISLLNQQHNEEKQSLKCQMEAALEKAEKEKSLALEQVDTLRNRISELKKKVESKITQNQSMVKSLQGKIEDLERQVAERDEQLQSLTASIDNQSISKSEMDQVLSEKEQKVSALTLELDDCTKRISELEELLEIQTKEKEQLAAELQQHKSMWESQKSELILQLHQAQEQCSERNDLSQKTEEKLHSLEKEFHNTKQQLEIQQGGFDREKAVILKAKDEALKAAEESAGKAAELKKKAEQKIGLIRKQLTSQIEEKEQVVKNLQVQLEDIRQRLSDREKQMISLEENGKIMREAMNNLKDEHTKHLEEVRQDKEIQRENSLQILKDMYEEKLATFHKELSFKDELAAKGKDREEEAHSRLRELQTRLTDSEEQTTIQQSEIKRLHEELLKQTALVQELQSTCFTLQGQIKEKVINVLQGEECSVVQTKTFVEMELLRTLATEENDVNLKPEEWNTVKDLLVKEYELKLQELCRKLEEKEDQLEAQKKIQKGLDEAAVDSPTDGSKGSENDLQRKLNETELEKQKIQRDYAQLQKDLRSLRKEHETELEYLKKEIQEENDKNLKLEMEDMEIKQNSALKQLMREFNTQMALKERELDTSIKETVEKAQSVEAQLMDSHREEVSRLQKMISQKEEDLNRTVQRYEQVIQNREEEMGSRVWEVQKELEELQQRSLSGPQGIEELQVQLAEKTTLLSEAKLKEQEYQDRIHTLEDKIQSGYKNSVVTHLGSTYRETSHYSADPLSEHTEFEYLKKVMFEYMMGRETKTMAKVITSMLKFPPDQAQKVLEREDSRMMPWLR; encoded by the exons AtgtttaaaaaactaaaacagagGATAAATGAGGAACAGTCTCCACAAAGGAGCGTGAACCAGTCTCCCCAGCAGCAGCAGGCCCAG GTAAGCTCAGGTGAGAGGCGTGGTCAGCCACCAGGCCTGCACCAAGATGCCCCATCAACTGCCAGTGACAGAGAG AACATTAAGGCTGTGGGTGGCTCTACAAGAGGCAGTGTGAATGGAGATGGAGCTGCTTCTCCTTTG AGAGAGGAGGCACAGTCTCTTGCTCAGAAGCTGCAGCAAAGGGTGTCTTCAGTGGAATCTCTCTTTCGGGTTTCCGGCCGCGCTGAGGGGCTTTTCCGCTCTGGCTCAAGGGAAAGTTTGGTCCGCAGCTCATCCCGGGATTCCCTCACCCAGCTGGCTGACAGTGAGGTCACACCTTCCTATGATCCTCCCTCTGATATTGAGAGTGAAGCTGAAGATTCACCTGGAAGTGCAGAGGCTCTTTCTAAAGAGCAGCTCATCCATCGCTTACACAGGCTGGAAAAGAGTGTTGCAAACTATAGAGGGAAATATTCTGAG CTGGTCACAGCCTACAGGAGTgtacagagagataaagagaaaacaCAG GTCATTCTTAGTCAGAGTCAAGATAAAGCACTACGAAGAATAGGAGAGCTCAGAGAG GAACTACAGATGGATCAGCAAGCCAAGAAACATCTGCAGGAGGAATTTGATGCTGCTTTAGAAGAAAAAGACCAGATGATAACTGTGTTGCAGACCCAA GTGGCTCTTATGAAAAAACGACTGAATGGTGTCCCAGGTGCTTTAGGAGAAGCACAGTCCACTGATGGAACAGAAATTAACACAAACCCACAAAACTCTGCTCAAGGGGATGGCACTGAACTAAATGAAG CAGGGGACAGCAGTGAGCCAGGCAACACTGTAGACATGGAAGGGTTGCAGAAGCGAGTGCTTAGGCAGGAGACACTGCTTCAGCGCTGCAAGGAGCTGATCCGCACCAACAAAGAACGCAGCACTCAGCTCAGCAGCGAGAATGAGGCACTACAGCAGCAGCTCCAGGAGAGACTGCAGGAGCTGGAGAAGATGAAG GAGCTTCACACTACGGAGAAGACCAAGCTGATCACACAACTGCGCGATGCCAAGAACCTAATTGAGCAGCTGGAGCAGGACAAG GGAATGGTGATTGCTGAGACAAAGCGGCAGATGCATGAGACCTTGGAGATGAAAGAGGAAGAGATTGCTCAGCTGCGCTCCAGGATCCAGCAAGCTGTGGCCCAGAAAGAGGAAATTCAGGAGCAAAAGGAGAAAACAGAGAAAGCTG CATTTGAGGAGCTGGAGAGAGCATTGGGAGTGGCACAGCGAGCAGAGGAGGCACGGAGACAGCTGCAGGCTCAAATGGAGGAACAGGTGAAGCAGGTGGAGCGAGCGAGTGAAGAAGAGAGGAAGAGTCTGCAACAAGAGCTCAGCAGGGTCAAACAGGAGGTGGTGACCATCATGAAG AAATCGTCAGAAGACAGGATAGCAGAAATGGAACAGCTGCACTCAGAGGCTCTGGCTAGTAAAGACAAGGAAATTAGATCCCATATAAACCAGGCAGtg TGTAGAGAAGAGTTGTTACAGGCAGCTCAGGAAAAGGAGCAACAGGCTTCTTTGGCTCTGGAGGAAGCAGAGTTGCAGAAGGCAGCCTTGCAGGCTGAGGGTGAAGCCAAAGCCAAGGATCTGATGCTAGAGCTGGAAAGTGCCAGGACT AGAATTCTTGAGCTGGAGAGTTCTTTGGTAACGTATACAAAGGAGGACTGCACACACTCAGATCAACTCTCAGCAGAGATTGAAGAAGAGAAGAAATTTAAAGCTGAGATAGCTGCTCTTGAACAGAAGCATCAGCAGGAGCTGGAAAGTATGAAGTCAGAATTGACAGCGGTTTTGAATCAGCAGCACTCCACTGCTGTTGAAGAGCtaatgcagaaaaacaaaactgagatTGAAGCCAtcttgaaagaaaaagaatcaGAATTTCATGCCCACGTTGAAGACATAAACCAGAAGACACAGGAAAAACTGGATGTTAAACAGACTGAGATTGACACCCTGACTTTGGAGCTTCATGAATTACAGAGCATTAAGCAACAGCTAGAGGAGAAACTTCTAGCAATTGAGGCTGATAACAGTTCAGCTAGACAGGAGTTTGAGGTGAAACTGAAGGAGGAACATTTAACGCATCAGGCTGAGGCTGAAGCCTTAATCCATCACTGTGAGGAATTAGGTGGAGTGGAAAACAATCTGAAGGAAGACCTAAATCAACTAAGGCTGATGCtggaagagaaaaataaagaactTGAAGGACATGTCCTAAGGGAAAAGGGGCTAGAACAATATGCCAGAAAGGCTCAAGGGGATGCTGAGGCACATTTAAAGGAAATGGAACAATTAAGGCATAGTGCACAGTGTGAAAAAGATTCTCTTGTGGAGGCTAGGACTTGTCTCAACATACTGACTGAGGAATTGGAGCAGTCAAAGAATCAACTGAAAGAACTAGAGAAGCTTCTTGAAGCAAGTCATAATGACTGTCAGCAGAAAGCAGATTGTCTTCATCAGAAGAATGCAGAAAATGAAGACCTACAGCAGAAGTTGCAGAAAGCCACCAATGACCTGTCTGAAAAAGAGATGTTACATGAGGAAACATGTAAAGCAATGCAGGAGGagttaaataatttaaagacTCAATTGAAACAGGAAAGGTGTTCTTACCAGACAAGAATGGATCATCTAAAAATAGAAATGGATGGCAAGTTGAAATCTCAGGAGACCAAGATGGAAAAGATTAAACACAAAACCAAAGAAATGCAGGAAAAGTTTAAGAAAAAGCTTCATGACCAGGAAGAAAAAGCCAAAGCAGAGCTAGCCCAGAAGGTTGAAGAACTTTTGCAGAAAGATGAACAAGTAAAAGAAAAGATCCGTGAAATGTCCCAGGCAAGCTATGACAGTCTTAGCAGTGCTTTGTCTGATTTGGAGACAAATCATAAAATGCAGTTAAATAAGCTTCAAGAAGCCCAGAAACATGAGCAGGAGATACTTCAGAGTGTTTGGCAGGAAAGGCTATGCCAGCAAGAAGAGGAGATGCAGGAGAAACATACGTTTACTTTACAAGAGAAAGTGCAGGAGGTGGACTGCCTCTCTCAACAGCTTTTATGCAGCATAGAGGAGAAAACCCAAGTGGAACAGGAAGTGAACAACTTAAGGGAAGAACTAGCAATGAGGGAAACCACTGTACAGAAACTTCAAGCAGAGCTCATGGAAGCTGCTGTCAAGTTAGAAAATCTGTCAGAAGGAGAGGATATGCTAAAAAAGCAGGTAGAGACTATAGAGAAAAATCTGAACCAAGCATTGAATGAAAAGAATCTCTTTCAGGACCAGCTCAGTAAAGCTGAAGAGATGAGTAAAGAAAGACTACAAGCCTTGTCTGAAGAACTAGAAGATGAACGCAAGAAGCTTAAAGTACTTGAAGCTTCAAGGTGTAAGGAAGGAGAGGACATGCAGATGGCCTTTGAAGAGAAAGCTGCTGAGCTTCAAACTAGGGAAAAATCATTCCAGTCACAAATCTATGCTATTAGTAAGAAGCTTGAGCAGCAATGTCAAGGTGCACAGGCATTATTAAATGGTTTTTCAGATGATCTATGCCGTAAAGTGGAGGCAAAAGTCAATGACTTACAAAATAGGGTTATCCATAATCAAAAGCAAGTGTCTCATCTTAAAAATCTCATTTTGGCCAAgaatgacaaaataaataatttagagAAGGAGCTTCTGCAAGCTATAAAGGAGAgccaaaatatgcagagctcTCTTGATCGGGCAGTTCTTCAGCTAAATGTAAATTCAGAAAATCTTAAAGCCTTACAAGTTGAGAAGGAGTCTTTGCAAAAAGATGCTACCAATTACTCCCAAGTACTTTCTGAGAAAGTTGTTTGTATAGAGAAACTtgatgaagaaaacaaaaacatatcagATAAAGTTGAAGCAAATATTTTGCATATCAGTAATCTGGAGGGTATCATAGATGACCTGAAGACCCAGTTAGCAAGAAGCATAACTGAAAAGGAGGAAGCCATATCTCTGCTGAATCAGCAGCATAATGAGGAGAAGCAAAGTCTAAAATGCCAAATGGAGGCGGCTTTGGAaaaggcagaaaaagaaaagagcttGGCTCTTGAGCAAGTGGACACACTCAGGAACAGGATATCTGAGCTAAAAAAGAAAGTAGAGTCCAAGATCACTCAGAACCAGAGCATGGTCAAATCTCTCCAAGGTAAGATAGAGGACTTGGAGAGACAGGTAGCAGAAAGGGATGAGCAGCTTCAAAGTCTCACTGCAAGCATTGACAATCAGTCCATCAGTAAGTCAGAGATGGACCAGGTGCTGAGTGAGAAAGAGCAGAAGGTAAGTGCCTTGACTTTAGAGTTGGACGACTGCACGAAGAGGATTAGTGAATTAGAGGAGCTGCTTGAAATACAGACAAAAGAAAAGGAGCAGCTCGCAGCAGAGTTGCAGCAGCATAAGAGCATGTGGGAGAGTCAAAAATCCGAGCTAATCCTACAGCTCCACCAAGCCCAGGAACAATGTTCTGAAAGAAATGACCTTTCACAGAAAACTGAGGAAAAGCTTCATTCTTTGGAGAAGGAGTTCCACAACACCAAACAGCAATTGGAAATTCAGCAAGGAGGTTTTGACAGGGAGAAGGCAGTGATCCTAAAAGCAAAAGACGAGGCTTTGAAGGCAGCCGAGGAGAGTGCAGGTAAAGCAGCTGAACTGAAAAAGAAAGCAGAGCAAAAAATTGGTTTGATTCGGAAACAGTTGACCTCGCAGATTGAGGAGAAAGAGCAGGTTGTTAAGAATCTACAGGTTCAACTAGAAGATATCAGACAGAGGCTAAGTGACAGGGAAAAGCAGATGATTAGTTTGGAAGAGAATGGGAAAATCATGCGCGAGGCCATGAACAACTTAAAAGATGAGCACACAAAACACCTGGAAGAAGTTCGACAGGATAAGGAAATACAACGAGAGAACTCTTTGCAGATTTTGAAGGACATGTATGAGGAGAAGTTGGCAACTTTTCATAAAGAGCTCTCTTTCAAAGATGAGTTGGCTGCAAAAGGTAAAGACAGAGAAGAGGAGGCTCATTCAAGACTCAGGGAGTTACAGACCAGACTTACTGACTCTGAAGAACAAACTACCATCCAGCAATCTGAGATCAAGAGGCTTCATGAAGAACTGTTGAAGCAGACTGCTTTGGTTCAAGAGCTTCAGTCAACTTGCTTTACACTTCAGGGCCAGATTAAGGAGAAAGTGATTAACGTCTTACAAGGGGAAGAGTGTTCTGTGGTACAGACTAAAACTTTTGTAGAAATGGAACTTTTGAGAACTCTTGCAACAGAAGAAAATGATGTAAATTTGAAACCAGAGGAATGGAACACTGTAAAGGATCTCTTAGTTAAAGAATATGAGCTTAAGCTTCAGGAGCTCTGTAGGAAACTGGAGGAGAAAGAGGATCAGCTTGAAGcccagaaaaaaatacaaaagggaCTGGATGAAGCAGCTGTTGATTCACCCACTGATGGATCCAAGGGTTCAGAGAATGATCTACAGAGAAAATTGAATGAAACAGAACTGGAGAAGCAGAAGATTCAAAGAGATTATGCTCAGCTACAGAAAGATCTTCGTTCACTGAGGAAGGAGCATGAAACGGAACTAGAATACCTGAAGAAGGAAATTCAAGAGGAGAATGACAAGAATCTGAA GCTCGAAATGGAAGATatggaaattaaacaaaactCTGCTCTTAAGCAGTTGATGAGGGAATTCAACACCCAGATGgccctgaaagagagagaacttgACACTTCAATAAAGGAGACTGTTG AAAAAGCCCAGAGTGTGGAAGCCCAGCTAATGGACAGCCATAGAGAGGAGGTCAGTCGTCTCCAAAAGATGATTTCCCAGAAAGAAGAAGATCTAAACAGAACTGTCCAGCGTTACGAGCAAGTCATTCAG AATCGGGAAGAGGAGATGGGTTCTCGTGTGTGGGAAGTACAGAAAGAACTAGAGGAATTGCAGCAGAGGAGTCTCAGTGGTCCACAG GGTATTGAGGAACTTCAG GTCCAACTTGCCGAAAAGACCACTTTGCTGAGTGAAGCCAAACTGAAAGAGCAGGAGTACCAAGATAGG ATTCATACTCTAGAAGACAAAATACAAAGTGGTTATAAAAACTCAGTGGTGACTCACCTAGGAAGCACATACAGAG